In one Arachis duranensis cultivar V14167 chromosome 9, aradu.V14167.gnm2.J7QH, whole genome shotgun sequence genomic region, the following are encoded:
- the LOC107467106 gene encoding uncharacterized protein LOC107467106 encodes MEIESVKCECCGLKEDCTQDYITQVKSKFDGKWLCGLCSEAVRDEVSRGIDEAVKAHMSFCRKFKSNPAVRVADGMRQMLRRRSGDLSSSPASSAKKYSISRSTSTSQVGDSSTFSLY; translated from the coding sequence ATGGAGATAGAATCAGTGAAATGCGAGTGTTGTGGGTTGAAAGAGGATTGCACGCAAGACTACATCACCCAAGTCAAGTCCAAGTTCGACGGCAAATGGCTATGCGGCTTGTGCTCAGAAGCAGTCAGAGACGAAGTCAGCAGAGGCATCGATGAAGCTGTCAAAGCTCACATGTCTTTCTGCCGCAAGTTCAAGTCCAACCCCGCCGTTAGAGTCGCCGACGGCATGAGGCAGATGCTTAGGAGAAGGTCCGGCGACTTGTCTTCTTCTCCTGCATCCTCCGCCAAGAAGTATTCCATTTCCAGGTCAACCTCCACTTCTCAAGTCGGTGATTCTTCCACCTTCTCACTCTACTAA
- the LOC107466910 gene encoding uncharacterized protein LOC107466910 isoform X1, which translates to MKTEKIVGEITIRSREAMRRVPLHSKSTAATMEEEEEEEEEEEEEEEEEEHLENSNNSSCYYPGCKKDANCSCEICLASINATLDLMPMSIHKSSLTKLSASKPNNNLECTPTPISFDASHLSTPKSTASHILPSSTPAIKSTARSSLVFNQNEEEDKKKGKQWCFTGLNILRILLGLGFLLCADIVFPKIVSGIIRPALSPELIKRVGEKCWHVQDLNGKLRLLQKELASVVDGKVSNCSHVHSLWKISKDGVLLNSRCTLYKSAIEEVTVWGWPLQTSGLLTTGFSSTTFTILSGRLSEWNGGHVSYLVRQANASWVQPKWGASVVQLHPNTWILQYQRSYCTRLHSAALDFLKSRISRIVGRVKKSFWMLAAVEDTLYNEFRANNGIQIPT; encoded by the exons ATGAAAACTGAGAAGATTGTAGGGGAAATAACGATCAGATCCAGAGAAGCAATGAGAAGGGTCCCTTTGCATTCAAAATCCACCGCCGCCacaatggaagaagaagaagaagaagaagaagaagaagaagaagaagaagaagaagaagagcaccTTGAGAACAGCAACAACAGCAGCTGCTACTACCCTGGTTGCAAGAAAGATGCTAATTGCAGCTGTGAGATTTGCTTGGCCAGCATCAATGCCACCCTTGATCTCATGCCAATGAGCATCCACAAAAGCTCTCTCACCAAGCTCTCTGCttccaaacccaacaacaatctCGAGTGTACTCCAACTCCAATCTCCTTTGACGCTTCCCATTTGTCCACACCAAAGTCAACTGCTTCTCACATACTACCATCTTCTACACCTGCCATTAAGTCCACTGCTAGATCATCATTGGTTTTCAACCAGAACGAGGAGGAGGACAAGAAGAAGGGAAAACAATGGTGTTTCACTGGTCTCAATATCTTGAGAATTCTACTGGGTTTAGGGTTCCTTTTGTGCGCAGATATTGTTTTCCCCAAGATTGTTTCTGGGATCATTCGCCCTGCCTTGTCACCTGAATTGATAAAAAGGGTTGGTGAGAAATGCTGGCATGTGCAGGATTTGAATGGAAAGTTGAGGCTTTTGCAGAAAGAGTTGGCAAGTGTTGTTGATGGAAAGGTTTCTAATTGCAGCCATGTTCATTCCCTCTGGAAAATCAGCAAg GATGGTGTACTATTGAATTCAAGGTGCACATTGTACAAATCAGCAATTGAGGAAGTAACAGTATGGGGATGGCCTTTGCAGACATCAGGATTGCTCACAACTGGCTTCTCTTCCACAACATTCACTATCTTATCTGGAAGACTCTCTGAG TGGAATGGTGGACATGTTAGCTACTTGGTTAGACAGGCCAATGCTTCATGGGTTCAACCAAAATGGGGTGCCTCCGTGGTTCAATTACACCCCAACACATGGATTCTTCAATATCAAAGAAGCTACTGCACCAGATTGCATTCAGCAGCACTGGACTTCCTTAAATCTAGGATCTCAAGAATTGTTGGTAGAGTCAAGAAAAGTTTTTGGATGCTTGCTGCAGTGGAGGATACTTTATACAATGAATTCAGAGCAAACAATGGGATTCAAATCCCAACTTGA
- the LOC107467075 gene encoding uncharacterized protein LOC107467075, with the protein MVLSPILHRYWLILLLILALQSSVAFPSRATTMKVHPVGPRKRNITIQFGVDAAAAAGKKLRRLPHVFSRVLELPFRSDADVAIEEAPDCFRFVAETDGIGDVRAHAVEIHPGVTKIVVRDGSPVEFSLDDLQLDMWRFRLPESTRPELASAVFVDGELIVTVPKGEDEEEEATENVEDSDGGRGMGNGGRLVLVQ; encoded by the coding sequence ATGGTTCTTTCTCCGATTCTTCATCGGTATTGGTTGATTTTGTTGTTAATCTTGGCGCTGCAATCCTCTGTTGCGTTCCCATCCAGAGCTACTACCATGAAGGTTCATCCCGTTGGTCCCCGAAAGCGCAACATCACCATTCAATTCGGTGTCGACGCCGCAGCCGCCGCCGGAAAGAAGCTCCGTCGCTTGCCGCACGTCTTCAGCCGCGTCCTGGAGCTCCCGTTTCGATCCGACGCCGATGTTGCCATCGAGGAGGCCCCCGATTGCTTTCGCTTTGTCGCCGAGACTGACGGAATCGGTGACGTGAGGGCGCACGCTGTAGAAATTCATCCCGGCGTCACCAAGATCGTCGTCAGAGACGGTAGTCCAGTGGAGTTCTCCCTCGACGATCTCCAGCTCGACATGTGGAGGTTCCGGCTGCCGGAATCAACGCGGCCGGAGCTTGCGAGCGCCGTGTTCGTCGACGGCGAGCTTATCGTCACGGTGCCAAAGGGCGAAGACGAAGAAGAGGAAGCGACGGAGAATGTTGAGGATAGTGATGGCGGTAGGGGCATGGGTAATGGTGGTAGGCTTGTGCTTGTACAGTGA
- the LOC107466910 gene encoding uncharacterized protein LOC107466910 isoform X3 translates to MKTEKIVGEITIRSREAMRRVPLHSKSTAATMEEEEEEEEEEEEEEEEEEHLENSNNSSCYYPGCKKDANCSCEICLASINATLDLMPMSIHKSSLTKLSASKPNNNLECTPTPISFDASHLSTPKSTASHILPSSTPAIKSTARSSLVFNQNEEEDKKKGKQWCFTGLNILRILLGLGFLLCADIVFPKIVSGIIRPALSPELIKRVGEKCWHVQDLNGKLRLLQKELASVVDGKVSNCSHVHSLWKISKDGVLLNSRCTLYKSAIEEVTVWGWPLQTSGLLTTGFSSTTFTILSGRLSELLG, encoded by the exons ATGAAAACTGAGAAGATTGTAGGGGAAATAACGATCAGATCCAGAGAAGCAATGAGAAGGGTCCCTTTGCATTCAAAATCCACCGCCGCCacaatggaagaagaagaagaagaagaagaagaagaagaagaagaagaagaagaagaagagcaccTTGAGAACAGCAACAACAGCAGCTGCTACTACCCTGGTTGCAAGAAAGATGCTAATTGCAGCTGTGAGATTTGCTTGGCCAGCATCAATGCCACCCTTGATCTCATGCCAATGAGCATCCACAAAAGCTCTCTCACCAAGCTCTCTGCttccaaacccaacaacaatctCGAGTGTACTCCAACTCCAATCTCCTTTGACGCTTCCCATTTGTCCACACCAAAGTCAACTGCTTCTCACATACTACCATCTTCTACACCTGCCATTAAGTCCACTGCTAGATCATCATTGGTTTTCAACCAGAACGAGGAGGAGGACAAGAAGAAGGGAAAACAATGGTGTTTCACTGGTCTCAATATCTTGAGAATTCTACTGGGTTTAGGGTTCCTTTTGTGCGCAGATATTGTTTTCCCCAAGATTGTTTCTGGGATCATTCGCCCTGCCTTGTCACCTGAATTGATAAAAAGGGTTGGTGAGAAATGCTGGCATGTGCAGGATTTGAATGGAAAGTTGAGGCTTTTGCAGAAAGAGTTGGCAAGTGTTGTTGATGGAAAGGTTTCTAATTGCAGCCATGTTCATTCCCTCTGGAAAATCAGCAAg GATGGTGTACTATTGAATTCAAGGTGCACATTGTACAAATCAGCAATTGAGGAAGTAACAGTATGGGGATGGCCTTTGCAGACATCAGGATTGCTCACAACTGGCTTCTCTTCCACAACATTCACTATCTTATCTGGAAGACTCTCTGAG CTACTTGGTTAG
- the LOC107466865 gene encoding uncharacterized protein LOC107466865, with protein MNTQPHMRTNEAIDFLREEFSLTAHPKMVYRAVREARERIMGNEREQYSNGFKSGCRPLIHLDGCFLKTYYGGQLLTAVAQDANNQFYMVAYGVARSETKESWKWFLTLLEEDLGDVQTHGWNFMSDQQKGLLPALKAVMPNAHHWNCVMHIWKNFINRFKDLYIREVVWDCAKYTTIPEFKEQMEKLKRINQGAWEYLSKFEPATWVKAYFSHGPKVDNLTNNMCEVFNSKIVNYRSRPILTMCEEIRCYLMRRMVKHKQLLQNVSEKLAPVQQKRLDRLIRPSNKWVAEWTGDEDRKRFEVSRKTTKVDVDLIKQTCSCNKWQLTGMPCIHAVAAIRKRHDQPEEYVHPWLCMESIHKTYAYAIQPVPSQEFWTRSEYSRPDPPIIKRPIGRPKVHNRQKDPAEPMMQQGAKLKRSFKVTCSKCGSEGHNYKICKGAPSNPNWKPKTKKSKKGGTSQSLVVIPLSQSAPQDDDAPNTQSAPSSQAATPNPVTPASVADQPQPRRVTRGTPFRPPLQVPSTPHQTFQPKTSKIRPK; from the exons ATGAATACACAGCCTCATATGAGAACAAATGAGGCTATTGACTTCCTCAGAGAAGAATTCTCACTCACTGCACATCCAAAAATGGTGTACAGAGCAGTTAGAGAGGCAAGAGAGAGAATCATGGGTAATGAGAGGGAGCAGTATAGTAAT GGGTTCAAAAGTGGGTGTAGGCCATTGATACATCTTGATGGCTGCTTTCTGAAGACTTATTATGGTGGACAACTCCTCACAGCAGTTGCCCAGGATGCCAATAACCAATTTTACATGGTTGCCTATGGAGTAGCTAGGTCTGAAACTAAGGAATCCTGGAAGTGGTTCTTGACTCTTCTCGAAGAGGATTTGGGGGATGTGCAGActcatggatggaactttatgTCCGACCAACAAAAG GGACTGCTACCTGCTTTGAAGGCAGTTATGCCAAATGCCCATCACTGGAACTGTGTGATGCACATTTGGAAAAATTTTATCAACCGATTTAAAGATCTCTATATTCGGGAGGTGGTTTGGGACTGTGCTAAATACACCACAATACCAGAATTTAAGGAGCAAATGGAGAAACTCAAGCGAATCAACCAGGGTGCATGGGAGTATTTATCGAAATTTGAGCCTGCAACTTGGGTGAAGGCCTACTTCTCACATGGACCAAAAGTGGAcaacctcacaaataacatgtGTGAGGTGTTCAACTCGAAGATTGTAAACTATAGAAGCAGGCCTATTCTCACAATGTGTGAAGAAATAAGGTGCTATCTAATGCGGAGGATGGTCAAGCATAAGCAGTTGCTACAAAATGTTTCTGAAAAGCTGGCACCTGTACAGCAGAAGAGGCTGGATCGTCTTATTAGGCCCAGTAATAAGTGGGTTGCAGAGTGGACAGGTGACGAAGATCGAAAGAGGTTCGAAGTGAGTCGTAAGACAACAAAGGTGGATGTGGATCTCATCAAGCAAACCTGCTCATGCAACAAATGGCAGCTGACTG GCATGCCCTGTATCCATGCAGTAGCAGCAATCAGGAAAAGACATGATCAACCAGAAGAATATGTGCATCCATGGTTATGCATGGAGTCAATCCATAAGACATATGCCTATGCTATTCAACCGGTGCCTAGTCAGGAATTTTGGACACGGAGTGAGTATTCGAGACCAGATCCTCCCATCATAAAGAGACCAATCGGCAGACCAAAGGTACACAACAGACAAAAGGATCCGGCTGAACCAATGATGCAGCAAGGTGCCAAGCTTAAGAGATCCTTTAAGGTTACTTGTAGTAAATGTGGGTCAGAGGGACATAACTACAAGATATGCAAGGGTGCTCCATCTAACCCCAACTGGAAACCTAAGACCAAGAAGTCCAAGAAAGGTGGGACAAGTCAGTCACTAGTTGTCATTCCACTATCACAGTCAGCACCACAGGATGAT GATGCCCCTAACACCCAAAGTGCTCCATCTAGCCAGGCAGCAACACCAAACCCTGTAACACCAGCTTCCGTCGCAGACCAACCCCAGCCACGTCGTGTAACTAGAGGTACACCATTTAGGCCTCCACTCCAAGTTCCATCCACACCTCACCAAACATTTCAACCAAAAACTTCAAAAATCAGGCCCAAATAG
- the LOC107466910 gene encoding uncharacterized protein LOC107466910 isoform X2, giving the protein MRRVPLHSKSTAATMEEEEEEEEEEEEEEEEEEHLENSNNSSCYYPGCKKDANCSCEICLASINATLDLMPMSIHKSSLTKLSASKPNNNLECTPTPISFDASHLSTPKSTASHILPSSTPAIKSTARSSLVFNQNEEEDKKKGKQWCFTGLNILRILLGLGFLLCADIVFPKIVSGIIRPALSPELIKRVGEKCWHVQDLNGKLRLLQKELASVVDGKVSNCSHVHSLWKISKDGVLLNSRCTLYKSAIEEVTVWGWPLQTSGLLTTGFSSTTFTILSGRLSEWNGGHVSYLVRQANASWVQPKWGASVVQLHPNTWILQYQRSYCTRLHSAALDFLKSRISRIVGRVKKSFWMLAAVEDTLYNEFRANNGIQIPT; this is encoded by the exons ATGAGAAGGGTCCCTTTGCATTCAAAATCCACCGCCGCCacaatggaagaagaagaagaagaagaagaagaagaagaagaagaagaagaagaagaagagcaccTTGAGAACAGCAACAACAGCAGCTGCTACTACCCTGGTTGCAAGAAAGATGCTAATTGCAGCTGTGAGATTTGCTTGGCCAGCATCAATGCCACCCTTGATCTCATGCCAATGAGCATCCACAAAAGCTCTCTCACCAAGCTCTCTGCttccaaacccaacaacaatctCGAGTGTACTCCAACTCCAATCTCCTTTGACGCTTCCCATTTGTCCACACCAAAGTCAACTGCTTCTCACATACTACCATCTTCTACACCTGCCATTAAGTCCACTGCTAGATCATCATTGGTTTTCAACCAGAACGAGGAGGAGGACAAGAAGAAGGGAAAACAATGGTGTTTCACTGGTCTCAATATCTTGAGAATTCTACTGGGTTTAGGGTTCCTTTTGTGCGCAGATATTGTTTTCCCCAAGATTGTTTCTGGGATCATTCGCCCTGCCTTGTCACCTGAATTGATAAAAAGGGTTGGTGAGAAATGCTGGCATGTGCAGGATTTGAATGGAAAGTTGAGGCTTTTGCAGAAAGAGTTGGCAAGTGTTGTTGATGGAAAGGTTTCTAATTGCAGCCATGTTCATTCCCTCTGGAAAATCAGCAAg GATGGTGTACTATTGAATTCAAGGTGCACATTGTACAAATCAGCAATTGAGGAAGTAACAGTATGGGGATGGCCTTTGCAGACATCAGGATTGCTCACAACTGGCTTCTCTTCCACAACATTCACTATCTTATCTGGAAGACTCTCTGAG TGGAATGGTGGACATGTTAGCTACTTGGTTAGACAGGCCAATGCTTCATGGGTTCAACCAAAATGGGGTGCCTCCGTGGTTCAATTACACCCCAACACATGGATTCTTCAATATCAAAGAAGCTACTGCACCAGATTGCATTCAGCAGCACTGGACTTCCTTAAATCTAGGATCTCAAGAATTGTTGGTAGAGTCAAGAAAAGTTTTTGGATGCTTGCTGCAGTGGAGGATACTTTATACAATGAATTCAGAGCAAACAATGGGATTCAAATCCCAACTTGA